From Vanacampus margaritifer isolate UIUO_Vmar chromosome 8, RoL_Vmar_1.0, whole genome shotgun sequence, a single genomic window includes:
- the frs3 gene encoding fibroblast growth factor receptor substrate 2: protein MGSCWSCLYRDPIRDNHLTKFKVINVDDEGNELGSGVMELTQTELILHTRKRDAIRWPYLCLRRYGYDSNLFSFESGRRCQTGQGIFAFKCSRAEEIFNLLQELMQCNSINVVEESMMMSRSGHTPEMEMSRAPQTPNTPAFPVPAFPNGYPGYPIRGDSSQPSLADDHGHNLMSLEDQTHTYVNTVSMEGDLAMRHCVHSLPEVRPSTFTETTRVGGQGTAQSNLRCCPLEEHQDPQVFLQPSSQEVKFMLGPTPAQRHLLQRERERERERLAHGPHSLQPAEGATGSETDGDEPSVHMCNSLPYHHFHHHPHRHPCHEHPDSCRGGELTYENINGLRSGRKQRLSPSSVSQSVGSSSSSSTTGDSHPHALLHPHGPSSLPPQGYGCERPAGGGHRRTALLNYENLPSLPPVWEYSALQRDDEQEDDDDEVDEEEYEEEEEDFDEYEFSEGPETTNGYHPDGRGIHRDALQNYVNTEQVQPPRMRHSCPPHPRPCQPDRGGRIFNFDFRRRSRSGVGVCEHGHMPPSRQLNYIQVDLEGEALGAGGGAPPHQRLPPQKCGPQVPRRSECYAVIDLKKTAAMSNLQKALPRDDGTSRKTRHNSTDLPL from the exons ATGGGGAGCTGTTGGAGCTGCCTGTACAGGGACCCCATCCGAGACAACCATCTCACCAAGTTTAAG GTCATCAATGTGGACGATGAAGGCAACGAGCTTGGCTCTGGCGTCATGGAGCTCACCCAGACTGAGCTCATCCTTCACACGCGCAAGCGGGACGCCATCAGATGGCCGTACCTCTGCCTGCGCCGCTACGGCTACGATTCCAACCTGTTTTCTTTCGAGAGCGGGCGCCGTTGTCAGACCGGGCAGG GAATATTTGCCTTCAAGTGCTCTCGGGCTGAGGAGATCTTCAACCTGCTCCAGGAGCTGATGCAATGCAACAGCATCAACGTGGTGGAGGAGTCCATGATGATGTCTCGCAGCGGCCACACGCCAGAGATGGAGATGTCTCGCGCACCGCAGACGCCCAACA CTCCAGCCTTCCCTGTGCCGGCTTTTCCCAATGGATACCCTGGTTATCCAATCAGAGGGGATTCCTCTCAGCCTTCCCTTGCTGATGATCATGGACACAATCTGATGTCTTTGGAAGACCAG ACCCACACTTATGTGAACACTGTTAGCATGGAGGGGGATCTCGCCATGCGTCACTGTGTGCACTCCCTACCCGAGGTGCGGCCCAGCACTTTCACCGAAACCACCCGAGTCGGCGGCCAAGGGACCGCGCAGTCGAACCTGCGGTGCTGTCCCCTCGAGGAGCATCAAGATCCCCAGGTGTTCCTCCAGCCGTCGTCGCAGGAAGTCAAGTTCATGCTGGGCCCCACTCCCGCTCAGCGTCATCTACTGCAAAGGGAGCGAGAGCGCGAGAGGGAGCGGCTGGCTCACGGCCCCCACAGCCTTCAGCCAGCAGAGGGCGCAACAGGCTCGGAGACGGACGGGGACGAGCCCTCCGTGCACATGTGCAACTCCCTCCCCTATCACCATTTCCATCACCACCCGCACCGGCACCCGTGCCACGAGCACCCGGACAGCTGCCGAGGCGGCGAGCTCACCTACGAGAACATCAACGGCTTGAGGAGCGGCCGGAAGCAGCGTCTGAGTCCCAGCAGCGTGTCCCAGTCGGTGggctccagcagcagcagcagcaccaccGGCGACAGTCACCCCCACGCCCTCCTGCACCCGCACGGCCCGTCCTCGCTCCCCCCGCAGGGCTACGGCTGCGAGAGGCCCGCAGGCGGAGGCCACCGCCGGACGGCCCTGCTCAACTACGAGAACCTGCCCTCGCTCCCCCCCGTGTGGGAGTACAGCGCCCTGCAGCGCGACGACGAGCaggaagacgacgacgacgaggtgGACGAGGAGGAAtacgaagaggaggaggaagacttCGACGAGTACGAGTTCTCGGAAGGCCCCGAGACCACCAACGGATACCACCCGGACGGGCGGGGCATCCACAGGGATGCCCTGCAGAACTACGTCAACACCGAGCAGGTGCAGCCGCCCAGAATGCGACACAGCTGCCCGCCGCATCCACGGCCGTGCCAGCCCGACAGAGGGGGGCGCATATTTAACTTTGACTTCCGCAGACGCTCCAGGTCAGGGGTCGGAGTCTGCGAGCACGGGCACATGCCTCCGTCGCGGCAGCTCAACTACATCCAGGTGGACCTTGAGGGGGAAGCTCTGGGCGCCGGCGGGGGCGCACCGCCGCACCAGCGCCTGCCGCCCCAAAAGTGCGGCCCGCAGGTGCCCCGGCGCAGCGAATGCTACGCCGTCATCGACCTGAAGAAGACGGCGGCCATGTCCAACCTGCAAAAAGCTCTGCCCAGGGATGACGGCACTTCCAGAAAGACTCGCCACAACAGCACAGACCTGCCTCTGTAA
- the uqcc2 gene encoding ubiquinol-cytochrome-c reductase complex assembly factor 2, whose protein sequence is MSATRYRRFLKLCEEWPRDENKKGRDLGTFLRQRVAAAFREGENTQIADTEKCDQTYESLARINANTYKQRFPRMRDTSFTGVTAEECKLILSGGQQSDDEKKSLWKTLTERFSSKSPEDVAEKAPDK, encoded by the exons ATGTCCGCCACACGTTATCGTCGCTTCCTCAAGTTGTGCGAGGAATGGCCCCGCGACGAGAACAAGAAAGGGCGAGATTTGGGAACGTTTCTCCGGCAGAGAGTGGCAGCTGCGTTCCGTGAGGGCGAAAACACACAG ATCGCAGATACAGAAAAGTGTGATCAGACTTACGAAAGTCTGGCAAGAATTAATGCAAACACGTACAAACAGCGA TTTCCTCGCATGAGAGATACGAGCTTCACTGGAGTCACAGCAGAAGAGTGTAAATTAATATTGTCAG GTGGGCAGCAGTCAGATGATGAAAAGAAGAGTTTGTGGAAAACATTAACAGAGAGGTTTTCTTCCAAGTCACCAGAGGACGTTGCAGAGAAAGCTCCTgacaaataa
- the sirt4 gene encoding NAD-dependent protein lipoamidase sirtuin-4, mitochondrial, whose translation MRLPCRVTTLHTTSSRRASSAPAGMFVPDCDSIDTQPLQQLQDFVSRATRLFTISGAGLSTESGIPDYRSEGVGLYARTDRRPMQHVEFVRSAKSRQRYWARNFLGWPQFSSHQPNVAHRALQKWEGRGKLHWLVTQNVDALHSKAGQKRLTELHGCAHRVVCLGCGSISARDLLQKRFVELNPDWRAQAGAVAPDGDVFLEDELALHFRVPSCEVCGGILKPEVTFFGDTVKKDTVQFVHNKLAESDGVLVIGTSLQVYSGYRFLLAANDRKIPVAIVNIGPTRADHLAQLKVRGRCGDVLSIIQPL comes from the exons ATGAGATTACCATGCAGAGTTACAACACTGCACACAACATCCTCCAGGAGGGCATCCTCAGCCCCCGCTGGGATGTTCGTCCCTGACTGCGACTCCATAGACACACAACCCCTGCAGCAGCTCCAGGACTTTGTCTCCCGGGCCACACGGCTGTTCACCATCAGCGGCGCCGGTCTCTCCACTGAGTCGGGCATCCCAGATTACCGCTCTGAAGGCGTGGGCCTGTACGCCCGCACCGACAGACGTCCCATGCAGCACGTCGAGTTCGTCCGCAGCGCCAAGTCCCGTCAGCGTTACTGGGCGAGGAATTTTCTGGGGTGGCCGCAGTTCTCTTCGCATCAGCCCAACGTGGCTCACAGGGCTCTGCAGAAGTGGGAGGGGCGGGGCAAGCTGCACTGGCTGGTCACCCAGAATGTGGATGCTCTCCATTCAAAGGCAGGACAGAAAAGACTCACTGAGCTCCACGGATGTGCACACAG GGTAGTGTGTTTAGGCTGTGGCAGTATCTCGGCGAGAGATTTGCTCCAAAAGCGTTTCGTAGAGCTCAACCCAGACTGGAGGGCTCAGGCCGGGGCCGTGGCTCCGGACGGGGACGTCTTCCTGGAAGACGAGCTGGCTCTCCATTTCAGGGTTCCCTCCTGTGAGGTCTGTGGGGGGATACTGAAGCCTGAAGTTACCTTCTTCGGCGATACGGTGAAGAAAGACACAGTGCAGTTTGTGCACAACAAATTAGCCGAGTCGGACGGAGTGCTCGTCATCGGGACATCGCTGCAG GTCTACTCAGGATACAGATTTTTACTGGCAGCCAACGATAGAaaaataccggtcgccattgtgaACATTGGGCCTACGAGGGCAGACCATTTGGCCCAGTTGAAAGTGAGAGGCCGCTGTGGTGACGTGCTGTCAATCATTCAACCTCTGTGA
- the sxph gene encoding saxiphilin-like, whose protein sequence is MRGIYNVLFSFIFVCCASTKKIRWCTVSDPEQRKCAELAKALVAVIPPASVNTFARLSCIRASSLTDCINRMTANRADIVTLDAGDVYSAMKQFGLTVVAKEIYSNGGCVLSVAVVRNSSLDLRSVRGLRSCHSGLRWTAGWNLPLGFLLSRNYLSWSKERPLTQDVSSFFNASCVPGSAAMAPRLCALCQGQKSYVRQKNYHCETSHNEPFYNSHGALRCLKSGVGDVAFVDHLALETIENSERDKFRLLCTDGTQAPLSHYNTCHLGRGPGAAVVTRVSFRKVARKFLLTLQMLFGRQGRERHRFQLFNSLSFGERDLLFKDATAKLAALPDGVDVSQVLGLGYIALLKGLGHEGSSLEDSVVRWCCISHAEQRKCEHWALSIKSDPLVCVRAASMRDCVKKIKRDEVDAVSLDATHLFIAGKCGLVPVITEYYANDRECVTTEVSTEHNTLVLPSVMGVAVSKRSSKSVAMGNLGGRRSCQGHMYSPAGWLLPHTHTLSREHNSSSSATCDPNQVYSGVFWKGCLPGSQGNLCKVCLGGTGEAATKRCTDNHNERYYGNMGALRCLVGDPSGKSYGDVAFLEQHNLQDNILSLNSSGWAEGWTSSDFELLCDDGRRAALSEWENCNLGVIPPNTVVTRPVLTTRIYDFLMKSQEMLVANPSSQFKLFKSCRYGESDLLFKDATRCFVHTSHMDCRSILGEEFYKRVEAAFNCTQSADILQFCSHDVCSTV, encoded by the exons ATGAGAGGGATTTATAACGTCTTattcagtttcatttttgtCTGCTGCGCCTCAA CTAAGAAGATACGCTGGTGCACGGTGTCCGATCCTGAACAGAGGAAGTGTGCAGAGCTGGCTAAAGCCTTGGTCGCTGTGATACCTCCAGCCTCTGTGAACACTTTTGCTAGACTTTCTTGCATCCGTGCATCCAGCTTGACTGACTGCATCAACAGAATGACG GCTAATCGTGCAGATATAGTGACACTAGACGCAGGAGATGTTTACTCTGCGATGAAGCAATTCGGCCTCACAGTTGTCGCCAAGGAGATCTACAGCAATG GAGGTTGTGTTTTGTCTGTAGCTGTGGTGAGAAACAGCAGCTTGGACTTAAGGTCCGTGCGGGGGCTCAGGAGCTGTCACAGTGGGCTCCGATGGACGGCGGGGTGGAATCTTCCTCTTGGGTTCCTGCTGTCCCGCAACTACCTGAGCTGGTCAAAGGAGAGGCCTCTAACACAGG ATGTGAGCAGCTTTTTCAATGCCAGCTGTGTTCCCGGATCTGCGGCCATGGCGCCACGTCTGTGTGCTCTGTGCCAAGGCCAGAAGTCTTACGTACGCCAAAAGAACTACCACTGTGAGACGTCTCACAACGAACCCTTCTACAACAGCCATGGCGCTCTCAG ATGTCTCAAGAGCGGTGTTGGGGATGTTGCATTTGTTGACCATTTAGCACTTGAAACTATTGAAA ACAGTGAAAGGGACAAGTTTAGATTATTGTGCACAGATGGCACCCAAGCTCCTCTCAGCCACTACAACACATGTCATCTGGGCCGTGGTCCAGGAGCAGCTGTGGTCACCCGAGTGAGCTTTCGCAAGGTGGCTCGCAAATTTCTCCTTACGCTGCAG ATGCTGTTCGGTCGTCAAGGGCGAGAGCGGCATCGCTTCCAACTCTTCAATTCACTCTCTTTTGGGGAAAGGGACCTTCTTTTCAAAGACGCCACAGCCAAACTTGCTGCACTGCCAGACGGTGTGGATGTCAGTCAGGTGTTGGGACTGGGTTATATTGCACTCCTCAAAGGTCTTGGGCATGAAG GAAGCTCACTGGAAGACAGTGTTGTGCGGTGGTGCTGCATCAGCCACGCAGAGCAGAGAAAATGTGAGCACTGGGCTCTAAGTATAAAGTCAGACCCGCTGGTGTGCGTCAGAGCGGCCTCCATGCGGGACTGCGTGAAGAAAATTAAG AGGGATGAGGTGGACGCTGTCTCGCTAGACGCAACTCATTTATTCATTGCAGGAAAATGTGGCCTCGTCCCAGTAATAACGGAATATTATGCTAACG ATCGAGAATGTGTGACGACTGAAGTATCTACTGAACACAACACACTGG TGTTGCCCTCAGTTATGGGCGTGGCAGTATCAAAACGGTCCAGCAAGAGCGTCGCTATGGGCAACCTTGGAGGTCGCCGCTCCTGTCAAGGCCACATGTACAGCCCCGCGGGTTGGCTGCtcccgcacacgcacacactcagccGGGagcacaacagcagcagcagtgcaACTTGTGATCCAAACCAAG TGTACAGTGGCGTGTTTTGGAAAGGATGTCTTCCCGGCTCGCAGGGGAATCTGTGTAAAGTGTGTCTGGGAGGCACGGGGGAGGCTGCAACCAAACGCTGCACTGACAACCACAATGAGCGTTACTATGGCAACATGGGAGCTTTGAG GTGTCTGGTTGGAGATCCCAGTGGCAAAAGCTATGGGGATGTAGCCTTCCTTGAGCAGCACAACCTTCAAGACAATATTCTCA GTTTGAATTCCTCTGGTTGGGCAGAAGGGTGGACGTCATCAGACTTTGAGTTGCTGTGCGACGACGGCCGTCGGGCTGCTTTGTCTGAATGGGAGAACTGTAATCTGGGAGTAATCCCACCTAACACAGTCGTGACtcggccggtcctcacaacgcGAATTTACGACTTCCTCATGAAGTCTCAA GAAATGCTGGTGGCCAATCCAAGCTCTCAATTTAAGCTGTTTAAGTCTTGCCGCTATGGCGAAAGTGATCTGCTGTTTAAGGATGCAACACGGTGTTTTGTCCACACAAGCCACATGGATTGTCGCTCCATCCTGGGAGAGGAGTTTTACAAGCGCGTGGAAGCTGCTTTCAATTGCACCCAATCTG CAGACATCTTGCAGTTCTGCAGTCACGATGTGTGCAGCACAGTCTAA
- the tomm6 gene encoding mitochondrial import receptor subunit TOM6 homolog: protein MSGVEGKKSSSGSSSVTEWISSACKFATDRNDFRRNLLVNLGLFAAGVWVARNLSDFDLMAPQPVT, encoded by the exons ATGAGCGGAGTAGAGGGCAAAAAGAGCTCATCTGGCTCGTCAAGCGTAACAGAATGGATTAGTTCGGCATGTAAATTTGCAACAGACAGAAATGATTTCAGGAG GAATCTTCTGGTCAACTTGGGGTTGTTTGCAGCCGGTGTTTGGGTTGCAAGAAATCTCTCCGATTTTGACTTGATGGCCCCTCAGCCTGTCACGTAA
- the c8h1orf74 gene encoding UPF0739 protein C1orf74 homolog, producing MHTWEVFVAASRKCLSTGRKSLSVPQSMDVAAQLSAVDLALKPALLYDANGASAEQVHRYLRWCQSSQLVSDSLVTLDLNGNSFIVNPGATRANLEKVLHNSGPVVIDVCHSLAKPAIIEPVRAGLKSIAQQLLFLLSGLDAAKDVDKGVYVAEGSDEWNLSAVFGLLLGYPAIYWFDQTESFENCLAMTPLTVTTASATWPAGDIDHKCCLYSFSIPAVLQNDTLPNLEEWKLGLQERFRQQNIHKELTVCQSAVTLPSVCL from the coding sequence ATGCACACTTGGGAGGTCTTCGTTGCTGCGTCTCGTAAATGTTTGTCCACTGGAAGGAAATCTCTCTCCGTCCCTCAGAGTATGGATGTGGCGGCCCAACTCTCAGCTGTTGATTTGGCTTTGAAACCCGCTCTGCTGTATGACGCCAACGGCGCCAGTGCAGAGCAGGTGCATCGGTATTTGCGCTGGTGTCAGTCGTCCCAACTTGTGTCAGACTCCCTTGTCACCTTGGACTTGAACGGTAACAGCTTCATTGTTAACCCGGGTGCGACGCGGGCCAATCTAGAGAAGGTGCTTCACAATAGCGGCCCGGTGGTGATTGATGTCTGCCACTCACTGGCGAAACCCGCCATCATAGAGCCAGTCAGAGCAGGGCTGAAGAGCATCGCACAACAGCTCCTTTTTCTTCTAAGTGGGTTGGATGCAGCGAAGGATGTTGACAAGGGCGTTTATGTAGCAGAGGGTTCAGATGAGTGGAACTTGAGCGCCGTCTTTGGGTTGTTACTGGGTTACCCCGCCATCTACTGGTTTGACCAGACCGAGAGCTTTGAAAACTGCCTCGCTATGACACCCTTGACGGTGACAACGGCATCTGCAACATGGCCGGCAGGTGACATCGACCATAAATGTTGCCTGTACTCATTCAGCATCCCAGCCGTCCTACAGAATGACACGTTGCCCAACCTGGAGGAGTGGAAGCTCGGCCTTCAAGAAAGATTCCGGCAGCAAAACATCCACAAAGAGCTCACTGTTTGTCAGTCTGCAGTCACTCTGCCGTCAGTCTGTCTGTGA
- the tspo gene encoding translocator protein, whose protein sequence is MWLPMVGMTALPHLGGLYGGYITRKEVKTWYPTLQKPWWRPPNPAFPVAWTCLYTGMGYGSYLVWKELGGFTEDAVVPLGLYGMQLALNWAWTPIFFGAHKLKLAFVEIVLLTGTVSATMWSWYPISRPATWLMAPYLAWLCLATSLSYRIWRDNPEKKEE, encoded by the exons ATGTGGCTACCCATGGTTGGAATGACCGCCCTGCCACACCTTGGAGGGCTGTATGGCGGCTACATCACCCGAAAAGAGGTGAAGACCTGGTACCCCACCCTGCAGAAACCATGGTGGCGGCCTCCGAATCCAGCGTTCCCCGTGGCGTGGACCTGTCTGTATACAGGAATGGG CTATGGCTCCTATCTGGTGTGGAAAGAACTTGGAGGTTTCACAGAGGACGCGGTGGTGCCACTGGGACTCTACGGGATGCAGCTGGCACTCAACTGGGCCTGGACGCCCATCTTCTTTGGCGCACATAAACTCAAATTG GCCTTCGTGGAGATTGTGCTTCTAACTGGGACTGTCAGCGCCACCATGTGGTCCTGGTATCCCATCAGCCGACCGGCCACTTGGCTCATGGCGCCCTACCTGGCCTGGTTGTGTCTGGCCACCTCCCTCAGCTACCGCATATGGAGAGACAACCCTGAGAAAAAagaagagtag